In Bacillus sp. KH172YL63, one genomic interval encodes:
- the alr gene encoding alanine racemase has product MDTQTQFFRDTWAEINLDDLYENVKNIKQHIPDGVKMLAVVKANAYGHGDVQTALTALAAGAHGLAVAFLDEAISLRRASIKAPILVLGATRPKDVEIAAELDISLTVFREDWLVVAEKQLSEGQTLNLHIKCDTGMGRIGVRDEDELKRIEKVIHDRPSFHLEGIFTHYATADELDDEYLEEQLKRFERMLASLASPPEYIHSSNSAATLRKPGTLFNTVRVGIAMYGLTPSLEMKPVLPFPLKQVFSLHSRLIHTKELSAGEKVSYGATYKAEKDEWIGTIPIGYADGWLRKLQGQDVLVNGKRFPIVGRVCMDQSMIRLPGFLEPGTQVTLIGKQDEDVITMDEIAGKLDTINYEIPCIISTRVPRIYIRDGEAIEVSNKLLSPGGSGF; this is encoded by the coding sequence GTGGATACCCAGACGCAATTTTTTCGTGATACATGGGCAGAAATCAACTTAGATGATTTATATGAAAATGTAAAAAATATTAAACAACATATTCCCGATGGAGTGAAAATGCTTGCTGTTGTGAAGGCGAATGCCTATGGACACGGTGATGTCCAGACAGCGCTCACGGCTCTTGCGGCAGGCGCACATGGATTGGCCGTTGCGTTCCTCGACGAGGCGATCTCTCTAAGGCGGGCATCAATCAAAGCCCCGATCCTTGTCCTGGGTGCGACCCGACCAAAGGATGTTGAAATCGCAGCTGAACTGGATATATCGCTCACGGTCTTCCGGGAGGATTGGCTCGTTGTTGCTGAAAAGCAGCTGTCAGAAGGGCAGACTTTGAATCTCCATATTAAGTGTGACACAGGTATGGGCCGGATCGGTGTCCGGGATGAAGATGAGCTGAAGCGGATTGAAAAAGTGATCCACGACCGTCCGTCGTTTCATCTTGAAGGGATCTTCACCCATTATGCGACCGCAGATGAACTGGATGATGAGTATCTGGAGGAGCAATTGAAGAGATTTGAAAGGATGCTTGCCAGTTTGGCTTCACCTCCTGAATATATCCATTCTTCCAACAGCGCGGCGACGCTCAGGAAGCCGGGTACCCTTTTCAATACTGTGCGGGTGGGGATCGCCATGTACGGGCTGACGCCATCACTTGAAATGAAGCCGGTACTGCCGTTTCCTTTGAAGCAGGTCTTTTCCCTCCATTCCCGTCTGATCCATACGAAGGAACTGTCGGCTGGAGAGAAGGTCAGTTACGGGGCCACATACAAAGCGGAGAAAGACGAGTGGATCGGGACGATACCAATCGGATATGCGGACGGCTGGCTCAGGAAGCTTCAAGGTCAGGACGTGTTGGTGAACGGCAAAAGATTTCCAATTGTTGGAAGGGTCTGTATGGATCAATCGATGATTCGCCTCCCTGGTTTCCTTGAGCCGGGGACACAGGTGACGCTGATCGGCAAGCAGGATGAAGACGTGATCACAATGGATGAAATCGCCGGAAAGCTTGATACAATCAACTATGAGATTCCCTGCATCATCTCGACGAGGGTGCCACGCATTTATATCCGCGACGGTGAGGCGATCGAAGTATCCAATAAGCTGTTATCGCCCGGGGGCAGTGGCTTTTAG
- a CDS encoding CopG family ribbon-helix-helix protein: protein MSESSATTEILIRLPQQLVTELDGFADQENVNRNEFIYRATKMYLRERKKRQLRESMRRGYMEMAKINLAIASEAIQAEYEAEHTVERLVSGG from the coding sequence GTGTCTGAATCCAGCGCAACAACAGAAATCTTAATTCGTCTACCGCAACAGCTCGTTACAGAATTAGACGGCTTTGCAGATCAAGAAAATGTGAATCGCAATGAGTTTATTTATCGTGCAACCAAAATGTATTTAAGAGAGCGTAAAAAGAGACAATTACGTGAGTCTATGAGACGCGGCTATATGGAAATGGCTAAGATTAATCTCGCGATCGCTTCTGAAGCGATTCAAGCAGAATATGAGGCAGAACATACAGTCGAACGCTTAGTAAGCGGAGGTTAA
- the ndoA gene encoding type II toxin-antitoxin system endoribonuclease NdoA produces the protein MIVKRGDVYFADLSPVVGSEQGGVRPVLVIQNDIGNRFSPTIIVAAITAQIQKAKLPTHVEIDAKRYGFERDSVILLEQIRTIDKQRLTDKITHLDDEMMEKVDDALQISVGLIQF, from the coding sequence TTGATTGTAAAGCGTGGTGACGTATATTTTGCAGACCTTTCTCCTGTTGTAGGTTCAGAACAAGGCGGAGTTCGGCCAGTGCTTGTTATTCAAAACGATATAGGGAATAGGTTCAGTCCCACTATTATTGTAGCTGCCATTACCGCACAAATTCAAAAAGCAAAACTGCCTACTCATGTTGAAATTGATGCAAAACGTTATGGCTTTGAACGTGATTCCGTTATCTTGCTAGAGCAGATTCGAACGATTGATAAACAACGTCTGACCGATAAAATCACACACTTGGATGATGAGATGATGGAGAAGGTGGATGATGCCCTGCAAATCAGTGTGGGTCTCATTCAATTCTAA
- a CDS encoding RsbT co-antagonist protein RsbRA, which yields MFSEVTDYIQNNKSEITSIWMERMRNEADEKFIQVVSDQVFTKTSHEFVEMITSNLRDSNEFNSRLEGFAEKVVRLGWPLTFVTSALSTFGKVVYEGMMKDGIITDKNHAVQVQKFDKWLTPMNKKVISAYTESWERTVSLQKIALQELSAPLIPVFEKISIMPLVGTIDTERARLIMENLLNGVVKHRAEVVLIDITGVPVVDTMVAHHIIQAAEAVRLVGAKCMLVGIRPEIAQTIVNLGIDLNQFSTNSTLRKGIEKALEMTNRKIVSAEGLE from the coding sequence ATGTTTAGTGAAGTCACGGATTATATCCAGAATAATAAATCAGAGATCACTAGTATTTGGATGGAACGGATGAGAAACGAAGCAGATGAGAAATTCATCCAAGTCGTGTCTGATCAGGTTTTTACCAAGACAAGCCATGAGTTTGTCGAAATGATCACATCTAACTTAAGGGATTCCAATGAATTCAACAGCCGTCTCGAAGGTTTTGCAGAAAAGGTTGTCCGCTTGGGATGGCCCCTGACTTTTGTGACGTCTGCACTCAGTACGTTCGGGAAAGTCGTGTATGAAGGGATGATGAAAGACGGGATCATCACGGACAAGAACCATGCGGTACAGGTTCAAAAATTTGATAAATGGTTGACCCCGATGAATAAGAAAGTCATCAGTGCTTATACAGAATCGTGGGAGCGGACCGTTTCTTTGCAAAAGATCGCCCTGCAGGAATTATCTGCTCCGCTGATTCCGGTGTTCGAGAAGATATCGATCATGCCGCTTGTCGGGACGATTGATACCGAAAGAGCAAGGCTGATCATGGAAAATCTGTTGAACGGTGTCGTGAAGCACAGGGCGGAAGTCGTGTTGATCGATATTACCGGTGTGCCGGTTGTCGATACGATGGTTGCCCACCATATCATCCAGGCTGCTGAAGCCGTACGTCTGGTAGGTGCGAAGTGCATGCTGGTTGGAATCAGGCCTGAAATTGCCCAAACGATTGTCAACCTGGGAATAGATCTGAATCAGTTCAGCACAAACAGCACACTGAGAAAAGGAATCGAAAAGGCTCTTGAAATGACAAATCGAAAAATAGTTTCGGCGGAGGGATTAGAGTGA
- a CDS encoding STAS domain-containing protein, translating to MRIPILKLHDCLLISIQWELDDQTALQFQEDLLQKIHETSARGVVIDITSIDFIDSFIAKVLGDVINMSRLMGAKVVITGIQPAVAITLIELGIRLEDVLTALDLEKGLEKLQLELGD from the coding sequence GTGAGAATACCAATTTTAAAATTGCATGATTGCCTGTTGATTTCCATCCAGTGGGAATTGGATGATCAAACAGCCCTTCAATTTCAAGAAGATCTTCTGCAAAAGATTCACGAAACAAGTGCAAGGGGAGTAGTCATCGATATTACTTCCATTGACTTTATAGACTCATTCATTGCCAAGGTCCTTGGGGACGTCATCAATATGTCGAGGTTGATGGGGGCGAAAGTTGTCATCACCGGCATTCAGCCAGCAGTGGCGATCACCTTGATCGAACTTGGCATCAGGTTGGAAGATGTTCTAACCGCTCTTGATCTTGAAAAGGGTCTTGAGAAATTACAATTGGAACTGGGGGACTAG
- a CDS encoding anti-sigma regulatory factor, with product MDSQSCVKITNEWDIVAARQLGRNVAKELGFGTVDQARITTAISELARNIYLYAGYGQICIEKLFDSGKKGVRIIALDEGPGIADIRKVMEDGYSTSGGLGAGLPGVKRLMDEFNVESVPGEGTDIRATKWLR from the coding sequence ATGGATAGCCAATCCTGCGTGAAGATCACGAATGAATGGGACATCGTTGCTGCCCGCCAGTTGGGAAGAAATGTAGCGAAAGAGCTCGGTTTCGGAACCGTGGATCAAGCTCGTATCACTACGGCTATCAGCGAATTAGCGAGGAACATCTATTTATATGCTGGCTATGGTCAGATCTGCATCGAAAAATTATTCGATTCCGGTAAAAAAGGCGTGAGGATCATCGCCTTAGACGAAGGTCCAGGAATCGCAGATATCAGAAAAGTGATGGAAGACGGTTATTCCACATCAGGCGGATTAGGAGCTGGTTTGCCTGGAGTTAAGCGTTTAATGGACGAGTTTAACGTCGAATCTGTACCGGGAGAAGGGACAGATATCAGGGCGACCAAGTGGCTCCGCTAG
- a CDS encoding PP2C family protein-serine/threonine phosphatase, producing MNFRELMDSKYREIIEHYLNEQDEKALYLGQKFSRKSIEHHVSPEEIISLHKSVILEMEPDIPHQVLHSFDILLEVMIGYGFAYREHQSLRTKQQELNNEIDVASNMQQTLLGTVIPKVEELDIGAVSVPAKKMNGDYYHFVQDEDDTLSVAIADVIGKGIPAALCMSMIKYAMDSLPDYRNEPNAVLESLNRVVEQNVDASMFITMFYGVYNSKEHLFSYSSAGHEPGFFYRASTNEYEDLDAKGLLLGVDKKAKYRQYERRVEVGDMIILLSDGVTECRTEDGFIEREDLVKLISQYTHLPTQEIVQNVYKQLEKLQHFELRDDFTLIIIKRNS from the coding sequence ATGAATTTCAGGGAATTAATGGATTCAAAATATAGAGAGATCATTGAACATTATTTAAACGAGCAGGATGAAAAAGCCCTTTACCTCGGGCAGAAGTTCAGTCGGAAATCGATTGAGCACCATGTGTCTCCAGAAGAAATCATCAGTCTCCATAAGAGTGTGATTCTCGAAATGGAACCTGACATACCACATCAAGTACTGCACTCATTCGATATCTTATTGGAAGTCATGATCGGCTATGGGTTCGCTTATCGTGAACATCAGAGCCTGCGGACGAAACAGCAAGAATTAAATAATGAAATCGATGTGGCATCGAATATGCAGCAGACGCTCCTCGGGACCGTCATCCCGAAGGTCGAGGAGTTGGATATCGGTGCCGTCAGCGTTCCTGCCAAGAAAATGAACGGGGATTATTATCACTTTGTACAGGATGAGGATGACACGTTGAGCGTAGCGATCGCCGATGTCATCGGCAAGGGTATACCTGCCGCCCTATGCATGTCCATGATCAAATACGCCATGGACAGCCTGCCGGATTATCGGAACGAACCGAATGCCGTACTAGAAAGCCTTAACAGGGTGGTGGAACAGAATGTGGACGCAAGCATGTTCATCACCATGTTCTACGGCGTATACAATTCGAAGGAACACCTGTTTTCATACTCATCAGCTGGGCATGAACCCGGCTTTTTCTATAGAGCATCCACGAATGAATATGAGGACCTTGACGCCAAGGGCCTGCTGTTGGGTGTCGATAAAAAGGCGAAGTACAGGCAATACGAAAGACGCGTGGAAGTCGGCGACATGATCATCCTCCTTTCGGATGGGGTAACCGAATGCCGTACGGAAGACGGTTTCATCGAGAGGGAGGATCTGGTGAAGCTGATCAGTCAATATACGCATCTGCCAACCCAGGAAATCGTCCAAAATGTTTACAAACAGCTCGAGAAGCTGCAACATTTTGAGCTCCGCGACGATTTTACCTTGATTATCATAAAGAGAAATTCGTAA
- a CDS encoding anti-sigma factor antagonist: MNLSIDMKEKENELLVKVAGEIDAYTAPKLKETLQPSAEADNKDITVDLSEVSYMDSTGLGVFVGLFKTVKARGGQLHLVGLSDRLQRLFDITGLGDIMNINSKVEGGVE; this comes from the coding sequence ATGAACTTATCGATAGATATGAAAGAAAAAGAGAATGAGCTGCTTGTCAAAGTAGCCGGTGAAATTGATGCATATACAGCTCCAAAGTTAAAAGAAACGCTTCAACCATCTGCTGAAGCTGATAATAAAGATATTACGGTAGACCTATCCGAAGTTTCCTATATGGACAGTACTGGTTTAGGTGTATTCGTCGGTCTGTTTAAAACGGTTAAAGCCAGGGGTGGACAGCTCCATCTCGTCGGACTTTCCGATCGTTTACAAAGACTGTTTGATATTACAGGTTTAGGGGATATTATGAATATTAACTCCAAGGTAGAAGGTGGCGTGGAATGA
- the rsbW gene encoding anti-sigma B factor RsbW, whose amino-acid sequence MQAFDYIEMKIPAKPEYVGVIRLTLSGIASRMGFDYDAIEDLKIATSEAITNAVQHAYKDNDGEVVVGFALYGDRLEVMVADHGASFDFKEIRSAVGPYHADHSVEFLREGGLGLYLIESLMDDVKVHHKEGVTVFMTKFLSGEQVERDEKTIST is encoded by the coding sequence ATGCAGGCATTTGATTACATCGAGATGAAGATCCCCGCTAAACCGGAATATGTCGGGGTCATTCGTTTGACACTTTCAGGTATTGCCAGTCGTATGGGCTTTGATTACGATGCAATTGAAGATTTGAAGATCGCTACAAGTGAAGCCATTACCAATGCGGTTCAGCACGCGTACAAAGACAATGATGGAGAAGTCGTTGTCGGGTTCGCGCTGTATGGAGACCGTCTTGAAGTGATGGTTGCAGATCACGGTGCAAGCTTTGATTTTAAAGAAATCCGCAGTGCGGTTGGTCCTTATCATGCAGATCATTCAGTTGAGTTCTTAAGAGAAGGTGGGTTAGGCCTTTACCTGATCGAAAGCCTCATGGATGATGTTAAAGTGCATCACAAGGAGGGAGTTACGGTCTTTATGACTAAATTCCTATCAGGGGAGCAGGTGGAGAGGGATGAAAAAACTATCTCAACCTAA
- the sigB gene encoding RNA polymerase sigma factor SigB, with the protein MKKLSQPNQQEQKEKVLQWIKDYQETQDDDAQSQLILHYQNLVESIARKYSKGRSFHEDIIQVGMIGLLGAIRRYDESFGRSFEAFAIPTIIGEIKRFLRDKTWSVHVPRRIKELGPKIKSTVEELTNRLERSPQVHEIAEYLEVSEEEVLEAMEMGRSYQALSVDHSIEADSEGSTVTILDIVGDQDEGYEKVNQRLVLEKVLHVLSDREKAIIQHTYLENLSQKEAGEKLGISQMHVSRLQRRAIKKLREAIQEEMDDTESHY; encoded by the coding sequence ATGAAAAAACTATCTCAACCTAACCAGCAGGAACAAAAGGAAAAGGTTCTGCAGTGGATCAAGGACTATCAGGAAACACAGGATGACGATGCCCAAAGCCAGCTTATCCTTCATTATCAGAATCTCGTTGAATCCATCGCAAGGAAGTACTCTAAAGGAAGATCGTTTCATGAAGACATCATCCAGGTCGGGATGATCGGTCTGCTTGGTGCAATCAGAAGATACGATGAATCGTTCGGCAGATCTTTCGAGGCTTTTGCGATTCCAACGATCATCGGAGAAATCAAGCGTTTCTTAAGGGATAAAACGTGGAGTGTCCACGTGCCCCGCAGAATCAAAGAACTTGGTCCGAAGATCAAATCGACTGTTGAAGAGTTAACCAACCGGCTGGAACGTTCACCTCAGGTACATGAAATTGCAGAATACCTCGAAGTGAGTGAAGAAGAAGTGCTCGAAGCGATGGAGATGGGCCGGAGTTATCAGGCGTTATCTGTCGACCATTCAATCGAGGCCGATTCAGAGGGCAGTACGGTCACAATCCTCGATATCGTCGGAGATCAGGATGAAGGATATGAAAAGGTAAACCAGCGACTGGTTCTCGAGAAGGTCCTCCATGTTCTTTCCGACAGGGAAAAAGCAATCATCCAACACACTTACTTAGAAAATCTCAGCCAAAAAGAAGCCGGTGAAAAGCTCGGTATTTCACAAATGCACGTGTCCCGCCTGCAGCGGAGAGCGATCAAAAAGCTGAGGGAAGCCATACAGGAAGAGATGGATGATACGGAGAGTCATTATTGA
- a CDS encoding PP2C family serine/threonine-protein phosphatase produces MAYLQQNEIELYAEQVSKNGNPFCGDSYYYTSTSDYFICVLADGLGSGEFAYESSHVVVEIVEKHHHEDVDTLMQLCNEALQRKRGAAVAIIKAYYHSKEFVYSCVGNIRFYMYAPEGKMTYPLPVTGYLSGRPQRYKTQRFSYDANSRFLIHSDGLNISGVKNILQKYPTLHGALGDIQSLVDGTADDTTYIIGNLL; encoded by the coding sequence ATGGCTTATCTTCAACAAAATGAAATCGAACTGTATGCAGAACAAGTATCGAAAAATGGCAATCCCTTTTGTGGAGATAGTTATTACTATACTTCTACCAGTGATTATTTCATCTGTGTTCTGGCTGATGGTTTAGGCAGCGGTGAATTCGCGTATGAGTCATCGCACGTGGTCGTCGAAATCGTGGAAAAGCATCACCATGAAGATGTGGACACACTCATGCAGCTCTGCAACGAAGCGCTTCAGAGAAAACGGGGCGCTGCGGTGGCGATCATTAAAGCGTATTATCATTCTAAAGAATTTGTATACAGCTGTGTCGGAAACATTCGTTTCTATATGTATGCGCCAGAAGGTAAAATGACTTACCCTCTACCGGTTACCGGATATCTCTCTGGAAGGCCCCAGCGCTACAAAACACAACGGTTCAGCTATGATGCCAACTCAAGGTTCCTCATTCACTCGGATGGACTCAATATTTCAGGAGTCAAGAATATCCTTCAAAAGTACCCAACGCTTCACGGGGCGCTGGGAGATATTCAATCCCTGGTGGATGGAACGGCTGACGATACAACATATATCATAGGAAACTTACTCTAA